AGGTCCTGCGGGCTCAGTCGACCTGATCCCAGCAGGTGCAGCTGCGGGTCCACACTGGTGAGTGCTTCGTGCGCCACGAGTGCCCAGGTCGCCTGGTTGAGTCCGGCAAATTCCTCTCTGCGCAGCTCAGGGCAGTTGAAGGATTGGCGCGGCTGGTTGATGTCCACACCGGAGATTTCCAGCATGCCGTGCTGCGTGGCCAGTTCATGAATCCGGGCAAGCTGCTCATCGGTATTGCGTGGCGGCATGTAGGTCACTGCCCTGAACCCGCGTTCCTCCAAAGCTTTGAACAGCTCATCAAGGAAGGAGTCTTCAAACTTCTCCGCCTTCTTGTCTCCTGTCGGTGAGGCTGACACGTCTCCCAGGTAAGCGTAGGTCGCGATCGCGCCGATCGAATCAGCAAAGGCGACGACCTCGCGGGCGGTCGGGCATTCCTCGTGAGAAGGCTGAATGTAGATCTGCTGCAGGTATTCAGATTTGAGCAGGCCGAGCAGGTCGTACATCAGGTACGGATTGGCCTCGTCTCCCAGTCGATCGACGAGGGGGGCCGGCACCTCCACATTCATGGTCGCCAAGCCGTCAAGCAGAGCCTGTCCCTTGCCGAAACCGTTGATCAGTGCGCGCGCCATCGCTGCAAGCAAGTGGCGTTCCGTGATTCCGCCGCCGTTGGCATATTGGGAGTGACCCACCATGTCGCGCTGTGGATCGAAGGGAGTCAGATTCAGGCCGGCCAAAATCTTGTTGGCACGTTCGGCCATTTCGAGGGTGCGCTGCAGGCGTGCCACTCGCTTGGGTGC
The sequence above is a segment of the Schaalia radingae genome. Coding sequences within it:
- a CDS encoding PHP domain-containing protein, with protein sequence MSVPVTNDVSLTQSERLDALREGAAHFTFPAWAPESNNHIHTCYSFSPYTPTHAALRARQAGLRVVGSVDHDSIAAAPEMSEACRILSMGSVTGFEIRAFFDDTPDGPFASRKLNNPDSAGMAYLTVQGVPAPSREKADQWLAPKRVARLQRTLEMAERANKILAGLNLTPFDPQRDMVGHSQYANGGGITERHLLAAMARALINGFGKGQALLDGLATMNVEVPAPLVDRLGDEANPYLMYDLLGLLKSEYLQQIYIQPSHEECPTAREVVAFADSIGAIATYAYLGDVSASPTGDKKAEKFEDSFLDELFKALEERGFRAVTYMPPRNTDEQLARIHELATQHGMLEISGVDINQPRQSFNCPELRREEFAGLNQATWALVAHEALTSVDPQLHLLGSGRLSPQDLAARIEQYAPLGREYADGTPAEDIASRLTA